A single window of Anomaloglossus baeobatrachus isolate aAnoBae1 chromosome 5, aAnoBae1.hap1, whole genome shotgun sequence DNA harbors:
- the LOC142310683 gene encoding trypsin-like — protein MLIKLASATSVNSYVQPIGLPGGCPAAGTSCLIAGWGNTLSSGTNMPNLLQCVDAPVLTAAQCSNAYPGEITGNMICVGYLEGGKDSCQGDSGGPVVCNGQLQGIVSWGYGCALRNYPGVYTKVCNYNTWISSTVAAN, from the exons ATGTTGATCAAGCTGGCCTCTGCCACCTCCGTCAACTCCTACGTCCAGCCTATTGGTCTGCCCGGTGGCTGCCCCGCCGCCGGCACCAGCTGTCTCATCGCCGGATGGGGCAACACCCTCAGCAGTGGAA CAAACATGCCCAACCTCCTCCAGTGCGTGGACGCCCCCGTCCTGACCGCCGCCCAGTGTAGCAACGCCTACCCCGGAGAGATCACCGGCAACATGATCTGTGTTGGATACTTGGAAGGAGGCAAAGATTCCTGCCAG GGTGACTCTGGTGGACCCGTGGTCTGCAACGGACAGCTCCAGGGTATTGTGTCCTGGGGATACGGCTGTGCCCTCAGGAACTATCCTGGTGTCTACACCAAGGTCTGCAACTACAACACCTGGATCTCCAGCACCGTTGCTGCCAACTAA
- the LOC142310682 gene encoding trypsin-like produces the protein MKLLLLCALLGAAVAFDDDKIVGGYVCDTNSVPWQVSLNAGYHFCGGSLINSLWVVSAAHCHKQKVQVRLGEHNIDVSEGTEQFINNAKSIRHPKYSSKTLDNDILLIKLSSPATLNAFVNTIPLPSGCVGAGASCLISGWGNTLSSGSNYPSLLHCVDAPVLSDAQCNNAYPGEITANMVCVGCIEGGKDSCQGDSGGPVVCNGELQGIVSWGYCCARPNYPGVYTRVCNYNSWIADTIAAN, from the exons ATGAAGCTTCTCCTgctctgcgctctcctcggagctgCGG TCGCCTTTGACGATGATAAGATTGTTGGAGGTTACGTCTGTGATACGAATTCGGTCCCATGGCAGGTGTCCTTAAATGCCGGCTACCacttctgcggagggtccctgattAATTCCCTGTGGGTGGTCTCCGCCGCGCACTGCCATAAGCA GAAGGTGCAGGTGAGACTCGGAGAACATAACATCGACGTAAGTGAAGGCACCGAACAATTCATTAACAATGCCAAGTCCATCAGACATCCCAAGTACAGCTCCAAGACCCTGGACAACGACATCCTGCTGATCAAGTTGTCTTCACCCGCCACCCTCAATGCCTTCGTCAACACCATCCCTTTGCCTTCTGGATGTGTCGGTGCTGGCGCCAGCTGCCTGATATCCGGCTGGGGAAATACTCTCAGCAGTGGCT CTAATTACCCCAGTCTCCTGCACTGTGTGGACGCCCCTGTCCTGAGTGACGCTCAGTGTAATAACGCCTATCCGGGAGAGATCACGGCCAACATGGTCTGTGTTGGCTGCATTGAAGGAGGAAAGGATTCCTGCCAG ggTGACTCCGGTGGACCCGTGGTCTGTAATGGGGAACTGCAGGGGATAGTCTCCTGGGGATACTGCTGCGCCCGCCCAAACTATCCCGGAGTCTACACCAGAGTCTGCAACTACAACTCCTGGATCGCAGACACCATTGCTGCAAACTAA